A genomic window from Halorubrum trapanicum includes:
- a CDS encoding EamA family transporter — protein MDATATTYLPYALLAMGAYALVSPLMRVATTGPNAIPSDVAVVVSNTLLVAMAVGVIAYTGQGFTTHLASPKLAHVLAAGVFLGIGILALYRSLSLGPVSVVTPIFAMFLVFSSVIGFLFLGESFTARKGLGIVFAAAAVYLVSGA, from the coding sequence ATGGACGCTACGGCCACGACGTATCTCCCGTACGCGCTGCTCGCGATGGGCGCGTACGCGCTCGTCTCGCCGCTGATGCGCGTCGCAACGACCGGTCCGAACGCGATCCCGAGCGACGTCGCCGTCGTCGTCTCGAACACCCTGCTCGTCGCCATGGCGGTCGGCGTGATCGCGTACACCGGGCAGGGGTTCACGACGCACCTCGCGTCGCCGAAGCTGGCCCACGTGCTCGCGGCGGGCGTGTTCCTCGGGATCGGCATCCTCGCATTGTACCGATCGCTCTCGCTCGGCCCGGTGAGCGTCGTGACCCCCATCTTCGCGATGTTCCTCGTCTTCTCGTCGGTGATCGGCTTCCTGTTCCTCGGCGAGTCGTTCACGGCCCGGAAGGGGCTCGGAATCGTCTTCGCGGCCGCCGCGGTGTACCTCGTCTCCGGCGCCTGA
- a CDS encoding MATE family efflux transporter produces MSRLPSSLRALISYVADLPNPFRLLILYIGFALARVGLIDRHRVVRTTDLAWPRIVTGIARMSKNAVDVAMVGVAVGTSAVAGVGFAGPYWGLAFALGGGVAGGTIALVSQRYSAEAFVELGDAVRSSVLLVIAISVPVSGAFWLYAPAFIDVLSSNEAAIAYGADYLRVVGLGVPFAALNLVGSRVLVGCDDAYTAMQVRAGGAVANIVLSALFIFGLGWGVEGAAVGTVLSNVLAVAGFTVGLVRGSAPLVGEFPVAIDATGSYLNPGMLRDLVEIGVPVGARNLVWTAAEFPMLAILDVFGENTVAAFVIARRIWGIMNTPGWGFGLASSSLVGQELGVERPEEAEAYARDIIRFSVATYAVSAVLIAVFATDIVSLFAQSPESPEIPIAVNLVYAACAAVIFQGVSGGAAGPLDAAGDTKIPFASQFLGMFCVSIPLAYVGAHDATPAIDLPLVGVTLPQVALPAIGLWGLYLAFMAETTIPAAINYLRFRSGKWKKISEAYRPGATADD; encoded by the coding sequence GTGTCTCGCCTTCCGAGTTCCCTCCGCGCGCTGATCTCGTACGTCGCCGACCTCCCGAACCCGTTCCGGCTGCTAATCTTATACATCGGCTTCGCACTCGCGAGGGTCGGGCTGATCGACCGCCACCGCGTGGTCCGGACCACCGACCTCGCGTGGCCGCGGATCGTGACGGGTATCGCCCGGATGTCGAAGAACGCGGTCGACGTCGCGATGGTCGGCGTCGCGGTCGGCACCAGCGCCGTCGCCGGCGTCGGCTTCGCGGGCCCGTACTGGGGGCTCGCGTTCGCGCTCGGCGGCGGCGTCGCGGGCGGCACCATCGCCCTCGTCTCCCAGCGGTACAGCGCCGAGGCGTTCGTCGAGCTCGGCGACGCGGTCCGGTCGAGCGTCCTCCTCGTGATCGCGATCAGCGTCCCCGTCAGCGGCGCGTTCTGGCTGTACGCGCCGGCGTTCATCGACGTGCTGAGCAGCAACGAGGCGGCGATCGCCTACGGCGCCGACTACCTCCGCGTGGTCGGGCTCGGCGTCCCCTTCGCCGCGCTCAACCTCGTCGGCAGCCGCGTGCTGGTCGGCTGCGACGACGCCTACACCGCGATGCAGGTCCGCGCCGGCGGCGCGGTCGCGAACATCGTCCTCAGCGCGCTGTTCATCTTCGGCCTCGGCTGGGGCGTCGAGGGCGCCGCGGTCGGCACCGTCCTCTCGAACGTGCTCGCGGTCGCCGGGTTCACCGTCGGCCTCGTCCGCGGGAGCGCGCCGCTCGTCGGCGAGTTCCCGGTCGCGATCGACGCGACCGGCTCGTACCTCAACCCCGGCATGCTCCGCGACCTCGTCGAGATCGGCGTGCCCGTCGGCGCGCGCAACCTCGTCTGGACGGCCGCGGAGTTCCCGATGCTCGCCATCCTCGACGTGTTCGGCGAGAACACCGTGGCCGCGTTCGTCATCGCCCGCCGCATCTGGGGGATCATGAACACCCCCGGCTGGGGGTTCGGCCTCGCTTCCTCCAGCCTCGTCGGGCAGGAGCTCGGCGTCGAGCGCCCCGAGGAGGCCGAGGCGTACGCCCGCGACATCATCCGCTTCTCGGTGGCGACGTACGCGGTCTCCGCGGTGTTGATCGCGGTCTTCGCGACGGACATCGTCTCGCTGTTCGCCCAGTCGCCCGAAAGCCCGGAGATCCCGATCGCCGTCAACCTCGTGTACGCGGCCTGCGCGGCGGTGATCTTCCAGGGCGTCTCGGGCGGCGCGGCCGGCCCGCTCGACGCCGCCGGCGACACGAAGATCCCCTTCGCGAGCCAGTTCCTCGGGATGTTCTGCGTGTCGATTCCCCTCGCGTACGTCGGCGCGCACGACGCGACGCCGGCGATCGACCTCCCCCTAGTCGGCGTCACGCTCCCGCAGGTCGCGCTGCCCGCGATCGGACTGTGGGGCCTGTACCTCGCGTTCATGGCGGAGACGACGATCCCCGCCGCGATCAACTACCTCCGCTTCCGCTCCGGGAAGTGGAAGAAGATCAGCGAGGCGTACCGCCCCGGGGCGACCGCGGACGACTGA
- a CDS encoding histidine kinase N-terminal 7TM domain-containing protein yields the protein MAALSPLSVALLVAVTVGLAAAILAWRERPEPGATWLAVLLTGQVWWATFLVFELEATTLPAKALWYDVQWVGVVAIPVGWLFFALAYTGYDRYVTPFSVALVSVIPVATVAVAAAGDPGDLLAVDRVVRETAVGTFLDVVPGPLYYVIAGYTYLLGAVGSVPLIQLIRDDARPFRGQSAALLVGTAAPWAGNLAHLSGAVPIPGLDPTPLAFAVSGVAYLLALSRFRLLTLAPAPRRRARQLVFEQLHDPVFVVGTEGLLVDLNECAAETFGIDRRDAIGEPAATVVPKYDAIRELDGTDADKPRPIPIVGRDGQRPYEATVRDVVDDHDRTTARVITFHDVGAYLGQQQRLNVLNRVFRHDVRTETNLIQGYAEQLRSDPTDERALSIIEESAGRMLELSERTRTAGELFDPTEESETAPLTDAVDEAVAEARAVAPDARIEVGQVAPVPVPVVLEVVLGNLCTNAVRHNDADAPWMRIDAAVADGWVEVTVADDGPGIDPAEYDVLDRGTETPLRHGSGIGLWIVKWGVDHLGGRISFDEREPTGTVVTVCVPVDRSETPGAGPDGEPPDPHLDDPAPSDESGSLGPPPNAGR from the coding sequence ATGGCCGCGCTGAGTCCCCTCTCCGTCGCCCTCCTCGTCGCGGTCACGGTCGGGTTGGCGGCGGCGATCCTCGCGTGGCGGGAGCGGCCGGAGCCGGGCGCGACGTGGCTCGCGGTGCTGCTCACCGGACAGGTGTGGTGGGCGACGTTCCTCGTCTTCGAGCTGGAGGCGACGACGCTGCCGGCGAAGGCGCTCTGGTACGACGTCCAGTGGGTCGGCGTCGTCGCGATCCCGGTCGGCTGGCTCTTCTTCGCGCTGGCGTACACCGGCTACGACCGCTACGTGACGCCCTTCTCCGTGGCGCTCGTGTCGGTCATTCCGGTCGCCACCGTCGCGGTCGCCGCCGCCGGCGACCCGGGCGACCTCCTCGCGGTCGACCGGGTCGTGCGCGAGACAGCCGTCGGGACGTTCCTCGACGTCGTCCCCGGCCCGCTGTACTACGTCATCGCGGGATACACCTACCTCCTCGGCGCGGTCGGATCGGTTCCGCTGATCCAGCTGATCCGCGACGACGCCCGCCCGTTCCGGGGACAGAGCGCGGCGCTGCTCGTCGGGACCGCTGCGCCGTGGGCCGGGAACCTCGCGCACCTCTCCGGCGCGGTGCCGATCCCCGGGCTCGACCCCACCCCGCTGGCGTTCGCGGTCTCCGGCGTGGCGTACCTGCTCGCGCTCTCGCGGTTCCGCCTGCTGACGCTCGCGCCGGCCCCCCGCCGCCGCGCCCGGCAGCTCGTCTTTGAGCAGCTTCACGACCCCGTCTTCGTCGTCGGCACGGAGGGCCTCCTCGTCGACCTGAACGAGTGCGCGGCCGAGACGTTCGGGATCGACCGACGCGACGCGATCGGCGAGCCCGCGGCGACCGTCGTGCCGAAGTACGACGCGATCCGCGAGCTCGACGGCACCGACGCCGACAAACCGCGGCCGATACCGATCGTCGGCCGCGACGGCCAACGGCCGTACGAGGCGACGGTTCGGGACGTCGTCGACGACCACGACCGCACCACGGCCCGGGTGATCACCTTCCACGACGTCGGGGCGTACCTCGGCCAACAGCAGCGGCTCAACGTCTTGAACCGCGTGTTCCGTCACGACGTTCGGACGGAGACCAACCTCATCCAGGGGTACGCCGAACAGCTCCGCTCGGACCCGACCGACGAGCGCGCCCTTTCGATCATCGAGGAGAGCGCCGGGCGGATGCTCGAACTCAGCGAGCGCACCCGGACCGCCGGCGAGCTGTTCGACCCGACGGAGGAGTCCGAGACGGCGCCGCTCACGGACGCCGTCGACGAGGCCGTCGCGGAGGCGAGAGCCGTCGCCCCCGACGCGCGGATCGAGGTCGGGCAGGTGGCGCCGGTCCCGGTTCCGGTCGTGTTGGAGGTCGTCTTGGGGAACCTCTGTACGAACGCGGTCAGACACAACGACGCGGACGCGCCGTGGATGCGGATCGACGCCGCGGTCGCGGACGGCTGGGTCGAGGTCACCGTCGCGGACGACGGGCCCGGGATCGACCCCGCCGAGTACGACGTGTTGGACCGCGGCACGGAGACGCCGCTGCGACACGGCAGCGGGATCGGCCTGTGGATCGTCAAGTGGGGCGTCGACCACCTCGGCGGGCGGATCTCGTTCGACGAGCGCGAGCCGACCGGGACCGTCGTGACGGTCTGCGTCCCTGTCGACCGCTCGGAGACGCCGGGCGCCGGCCCGGACGGTGAGCCCCCGGATCCGCACCTCGATGACCCGGCGCCGAGCGACGAGTCGGGCTCGCTCGGCCCGCCGCCGAACGCGGGTCGATAG
- a CDS encoding UbiA family prenyltransferase, which yields MANEPTRPSAPDGTTAQYRSHATPSDSGTLRLVAAFVAGAPFAGLVAAVEVAVVTAALGVPLSAAPVAVGLVAFAVYAADHVADAEGDIGSTPVRARIALRYADQLMVAAAVSYGLAVALAAGAGPAALALVLVPGAVWIGYATDWLPAAGDLVAPLGEVSVPRLKDVFLLNSAAVALAWAVAVVAAPLAFAGVPVDSAGAPAVALLFAYVFARSFVDVEVPNVRDVAADAARGVATLPVVYGVSGTRRALLAVDAVAAGLLAATAATGAASTPALAALGVGLAVSVTVTALADRLGGAALGVAPDCSYLVAGAVLLAIGW from the coding sequence ATGGCAAACGAACCCACGAGGCCGTCCGCGCCGGACGGCACGACAGCGCAGTATCGCTCGCACGCAACACCCTCCGACTCGGGGACGCTCCGGCTGGTCGCCGCGTTCGTGGCGGGGGCGCCGTTCGCGGGGCTCGTCGCCGCCGTCGAGGTGGCGGTCGTGACGGCCGCGCTCGGCGTGCCGCTCTCGGCCGCGCCGGTCGCGGTGGGGCTCGTCGCGTTCGCGGTGTACGCCGCGGACCACGTCGCCGACGCCGAGGGCGACATCGGCTCGACGCCGGTGCGGGCGCGGATCGCGCTCCGCTACGCCGATCAGCTGATGGTCGCCGCCGCGGTGAGCTACGGGCTGGCCGTCGCGCTCGCGGCCGGCGCGGGTCCCGCGGCGCTCGCGCTCGTCCTCGTTCCCGGTGCGGTGTGGATCGGCTACGCCACCGACTGGCTGCCGGCCGCGGGGGACCTCGTCGCGCCGCTCGGCGAGGTCTCCGTGCCGCGCCTGAAGGACGTGTTCCTCCTCAACTCCGCGGCGGTCGCGCTCGCCTGGGCGGTCGCCGTCGTGGCCGCGCCGCTCGCGTTCGCCGGCGTTCCCGTGGACTCGGCCGGAGCGCCCGCGGTCGCCCTGCTTTTCGCCTACGTCTTCGCCCGCTCGTTCGTCGACGTCGAGGTCCCGAACGTCAGGGACGTCGCGGCCGACGCCGCGCGGGGCGTGGCGACGCTCCCCGTCGTCTACGGAGTCAGCGGAACGCGGCGGGCCCTGCTGGCCGTCGACGCCGTCGCCGCCGGACTGCTGGCGGCCACCGCCGCGACCGGCGCCGCGTCGACCCCCGCCCTCGCCGCGCTCGGCGTCGGCCTCGCCGTTTCGGTGACCGTCACCGCGCTGGCCGACCGGCTCGGCGGCGCGGCGCTCGGGGTCGCGCCCGACTGTAGCTACCTCGTCGCCGGCGCCGTCCTCCTCGCGATCGGCTGGTGA
- a CDS encoding PAS domain S-box protein produces MPDRIPVLLVDDDPDLRAVTATFLEREADRIAVETAPDAADGLDVLAERDVECVVSDYEMPGKDGLAFLAEVRERHPDIPFILFTGRGSEEVASEAISAGVTDYLQKRGGTERYERLANRIVEAVEKRRAERDAEQAVEQFRAVAEGASDAIVTIDTDGVIRFANPAVESVLGYEPSELEGEPLTTLMPERHRDDHREAVDRYLDTGERSVDWSDVRFNALHRDGGEVPVSLSYGEYEVEGERRFVGVIRDDGERERHRAFIEHASDVVAVLSSDWRFRYLSPSCERVTGHAPSDLLGERSLDYVHPEDREAVRTAFGELSAGESLPTAEYRFETAEGEYRWLESVGSDRIETDGIEGYVVTTRDVSARKERERTLARLREWTRELNYTRTTEEAAELAVEAVDDLIDAGLSGIHLLNDDGSRLEPVALGDSVPTLFESQPSYDRDAPPGTRAALAWEAFEGDESIVIDELSSADRLDESSPAESLVLRPVGGHGLFVVSSPEPNEFTDTDVLVAEILSGHLEAALDRVERESRVERLHGATRTLVGAESREEIAERAVEAATDVLGFSIVTVRVHDEAAGGLVPSAVSPEAERLLPERETFTPDGGSLNWAVFEAGEQRMYDDIRTTDALDADTALRSLLIVPIGEYGTIAIGETEPGVFDGVDEYLAGILATAAETAFQAEARTRRLAERTAELERQNDRLEEFAGVVSHDLRNPLEVARGRTELAREECDSDHLAAVERAHDRMTALIDDLLTLAREGDPVTDAEPVDLARVVGSCWRTVDTRDATLRSEAEGRILADEGRLRQLLENLIRNAIEHGGEDVTVTVGTLPDGFSVADDGPGIDPDRREAVFDAGHSTSQSGTGFGLRIVEQVADAHGWSVRAVESEAGGARFEVTGVESAD; encoded by the coding sequence ATGCCCGACCGCATCCCGGTCCTCCTCGTCGACGACGACCCGGACCTCCGCGCGGTCACCGCCACGTTCCTAGAGCGCGAGGCGGACCGAATCGCGGTCGAGACGGCGCCCGACGCGGCCGACGGCCTCGACGTCTTAGCGGAGCGCGACGTCGAGTGCGTCGTCTCCGACTACGAGATGCCCGGGAAGGACGGGCTCGCGTTCCTCGCCGAGGTGCGCGAGCGCCACCCGGACATTCCCTTCATCCTCTTCACCGGACGGGGGAGCGAGGAGGTCGCGAGCGAGGCGATCTCCGCCGGCGTCACCGACTACCTCCAGAAGCGCGGCGGCACGGAGCGGTACGAGCGGCTGGCGAACCGGATCGTCGAGGCCGTCGAGAAGCGGCGAGCCGAGCGGGACGCCGAGCAGGCGGTCGAGCAGTTCCGCGCGGTCGCGGAGGGCGCGTCCGACGCGATCGTAACGATCGACACCGACGGCGTGATCCGGTTCGCGAACCCGGCCGTCGAGTCCGTGCTCGGGTACGAACCGTCGGAGTTGGAAGGGGAACCGCTGACGACGCTGATGCCCGAGCGACACCGCGACGACCACCGCGAGGCGGTCGACCGGTACCTCGACACGGGCGAGCGGAGCGTCGACTGGTCGGACGTTCGGTTCAACGCGCTCCACCGCGACGGCGGCGAAGTCCCCGTCTCCCTGTCGTACGGCGAGTACGAGGTCGAGGGAGAACGGCGCTTCGTGGGCGTGATCCGCGACGACGGCGAGCGGGAGCGACACCGGGCGTTCATCGAACACGCCAGCGACGTGGTCGCGGTGCTGTCGAGCGACTGGCGGTTCCGGTACCTGAGCCCCTCCTGCGAGCGCGTGACCGGTCACGCGCCGTCCGATCTGCTCGGCGAGCGGTCGCTGGACTACGTCCACCCGGAGGACCGCGAGGCGGTCAGAACGGCGTTCGGCGAACTCTCCGCCGGCGAGAGCCTCCCGACCGCCGAGTACCGGTTCGAGACCGCCGAGGGCGAGTATCGCTGGCTCGAGTCCGTCGGGAGCGACCGGATCGAGACCGACGGCATCGAGGGGTACGTCGTCACCACGCGCGACGTCTCCGCGCGGAAGGAGCGCGAGCGGACCCTCGCCCGGCTCCGAGAGTGGACGCGGGAGCTCAACTACACCCGGACCACCGAGGAGGCGGCCGAACTGGCGGTGGAGGCGGTCGACGACCTGATCGACGCCGGGCTGAGCGGGATCCACCTGCTGAACGACGACGGGTCCCGCCTCGAACCGGTCGCGCTCGGCGACTCGGTACCGACGCTGTTCGAGAGCCAGCCCTCCTACGACCGGGACGCACCGCCGGGGACGCGGGCGGCGCTGGCGTGGGAGGCCTTCGAGGGAGACGAGTCGATTGTCATCGACGAGCTCTCGTCGGCCGACCGGCTCGACGAGTCCTCGCCCGCGGAGAGCCTCGTGTTGCGCCCGGTCGGCGGCCACGGGCTGTTCGTCGTCTCGTCGCCGGAGCCGAACGAGTTCACCGACACCGACGTCCTCGTGGCCGAGATCCTCTCCGGCCACCTCGAGGCGGCGCTCGACCGCGTCGAGCGAGAGAGCCGCGTCGAGCGGCTCCACGGGGCCACGCGAACGCTCGTCGGGGCGGAGTCCCGGGAGGAGATCGCCGAGCGGGCCGTGGAGGCCGCCACCGACGTGCTGGGCTTCTCGATCGTCACCGTCCGGGTCCACGACGAGGCGGCGGGCGGACTGGTGCCGTCCGCCGTCTCGCCCGAGGCCGAGCGGCTGCTCCCGGAGCGCGAGACGTTCACGCCCGACGGCGGGAGCCTCAACTGGGCGGTCTTCGAGGCGGGCGAACAACGGATGTACGACGACATCCGAACGACCGACGCGCTCGACGCCGACACGGCGCTGCGCAGCCTGCTTATCGTCCCGATCGGCGAGTACGGGACGATCGCGATCGGCGAGACGGAGCCGGGGGTGTTCGACGGGGTCGACGAGTACCTCGCCGGCATCCTCGCGACCGCGGCCGAGACGGCGTTCCAGGCCGAGGCGCGCACCCGACGGCTCGCCGAGCGGACCGCCGAGCTGGAGCGGCAGAACGACCGGTTAGAGGAGTTCGCCGGCGTGGTGTCACACGACCTCCGGAACCCGCTTGAGGTCGCTCGCGGCCGGACCGAACTGGCCCGCGAGGAGTGCGACAGCGACCACCTGGCTGCGGTCGAGCGCGCGCACGACCGGATGACCGCGCTGATCGACGACCTGCTCACGCTCGCCCGCGAGGGCGACCCCGTGACCGACGCCGAGCCGGTCGATCTGGCGCGGGTCGTCGGCTCCTGCTGGCGGACCGTCGACACGAGGGACGCGACGCTGCGGAGCGAGGCCGAGGGAAGGATCCTCGCGGACGAGGGGCGGCTGAGACAGCTGCTGGAGAACCTGATCCGGAACGCGATCGAACACGGCGGCGAGGACGTGACGGTCACCGTCGGAACGCTGCCGGACGGCTTCTCCGTGGCCGACGACGGGCCGGGGATCGACCCGGACCGACGCGAGGCTGTGTTCGACGCCGGCCACTCGACCTCGCAGTCGGGGACCGGGTTCGGGCTTCGGATCGTCGAACAGGTGGCCGACGCGCACGGGTGGTCGGTGCGCGCCGTCGAGAGCGAGGCGGGTGGGGCGCGCTTCGAAGTCACCGGGGTCGAATCCGCGGACTGA
- a CDS encoding VOC family protein produces the protein MDGTLDHVMIRVEDLEESLDWYQTHLNYEEKGRWEADTFTNVFLGPEDVHEDGALLELTYNHDGRTYEIGDAWGHIAVRVPEDALQESYDQLMAEGVEDYRDPESCGNRYAFVKDPDGHEIEIVKRDHGAKWSIDHTMIRVEDADEALGYWTRKFEYTEVPGRWEADSFSNYFVAPEDAPDEAMKIELTYNYDGREYTMGDAWGHVAVRVDDLDDAWDDLMTREAPDYRDPESCDHNYAFTKDQDGHEVELVTRD, from the coding sequence ATGGACGGAACGCTCGACCACGTGATGATCCGCGTCGAGGACTTAGAGGAGAGCCTCGACTGGTACCAGACGCACCTGAACTACGAGGAGAAGGGCCGCTGGGAGGCGGACACGTTCACCAACGTCTTCCTCGGGCCCGAGGACGTCCACGAGGACGGCGCCCTCTTGGAGCTCACGTACAACCACGACGGCCGCACCTACGAGATCGGCGACGCCTGGGGCCACATCGCGGTCCGCGTCCCCGAGGACGCGCTACAGGAGTCGTACGACCAGCTGATGGCGGAGGGCGTCGAGGACTACCGCGACCCCGAGTCCTGTGGAAACCGCTACGCGTTCGTGAAGGACCCCGACGGCCACGAGATCGAGATCGTCAAGCGCGACCACGGCGCGAAGTGGAGCATCGACCACACGATGATCCGCGTCGAGGACGCCGACGAGGCGCTCGGCTACTGGACCCGCAAGTTCGAGTACACCGAGGTACCCGGCCGCTGGGAGGCGGACTCCTTCTCGAACTACTTCGTGGCGCCCGAGGACGCCCCGGACGAGGCGATGAAGATCGAACTCACCTACAACTACGACGGCCGCGAGTACACGATGGGCGACGCCTGGGGTCACGTCGCGGTGCGCGTCGACGACCTCGACGACGCCTGGGACGACCTGATGACCCGCGAGGCGCCCGACTACCGCGACCCCGAATCGTGCGACCACAACTACGCGTTCACGAAGGACCAGGACGGCCACGAGGTCGAACTGGTCACGCGGGACTAA